In Phacochoerus africanus isolate WHEZ1 chromosome 2, ROS_Pafr_v1, whole genome shotgun sequence, one DNA window encodes the following:
- the CCDC32 gene encoding LOW QUALITY PROTEIN: coiled-coil domain-containing protein 32 (The sequence of the model RefSeq protein was modified relative to this genomic sequence to represent the inferred CDS: substituted 1 base at 1 genomic stop codon) → MKMFESVDSTTTRSGPDLWAEICSCLPHPDQEDGASNAFSDSFMDSYPVGTGQREAPHFPEQPAVKPWAPLQDSEVYLASLEKKLRKIKGLNQEVTSKDMLRTLAQAKKECWDRFLQEKLASEFFVGGLDSDERXMVPTPLEHFKRWLQPDKVAISTEEVQYLIPPESQVEKPSAGEEPAAAEQ, encoded by the exons ATGAAAATGTTTGAGAGCGTTGACTCCACAACCACAAGATCTGGCCCTGATCTTTGGGCTGAAATCTGTTCCTGTCTGCCACATCCTGACCAAGAGGATGGTGCCAGCAATGCCTTCTCAGACTCCTTTATGGATTCTTACCCTGTAGGCACAGGCCAGAGGGAAGCCCCACACTTTCCTGAGCAACCAGCTGTAAAGCCTTGGGCTCCCTTGCAGGATTCAGAAGTGTATTTAGCGTCTCTAG aaaagaaactgagaaaaatcaaaggTTTAAATCAGGAAGTGACTTCCAAGGACATGCTTCGAACCCTGGCCCAAGCAAAGAAAGAATGCTGGGATCGGTTCCTCCAGGAGAAGTTAGCATCGGAGTTTTTCGTGGGTGGACTTGATTCTGATGAGAGGTAAATGGTTCCCA CACCCTTGGAACATTTCAAGAGGTGGCTCCAGCCAGATAAAGTAGCCATCAGTACAGAGGAGGTCCAGTATCTGATTCCTCCAGAGTCACAGGTGGAGAAGCCATCGGCCGGGGAGGAGCCAGCAGCGGCGGAACAGTAA